The following proteins come from a genomic window of Micromonospora echinofusca:
- a CDS encoding anthrone oxygenase family protein — MTRDRLTWAVLVALVWTAMMSFGGVAAETVMLYPNIFGDPPASLDRAREFLVAGGPSDYFPPLGASVVLTCLAAAVLTWRDRRLRWWVAGAAVVFVACEFLFSVFFFWPRNEIMFVDPVGTHSPEYLRQVAAEFVAGHRVRLVGGAVTAALAFTALLRWARTTASRP, encoded by the coding sequence ATGACCCGCGACAGGCTGACCTGGGCGGTGCTCGTCGCTCTGGTGTGGACGGCGATGATGTCGTTCGGCGGCGTGGCCGCCGAGACCGTGATGCTCTACCCGAACATCTTCGGCGACCCGCCGGCGTCGCTGGACCGGGCCCGCGAGTTCCTGGTGGCGGGCGGCCCGAGCGACTACTTCCCACCGCTCGGCGCGTCCGTCGTGCTCACCTGCCTCGCGGCGGCGGTGCTCACCTGGCGCGACCGCCGGCTGCGCTGGTGGGTGGCCGGCGCGGCGGTGGTCTTCGTGGCCTGCGAGTTCCTGTTCTCCGTCTTCTTCTTCTGGCCGCGCAACGAGATCATGTTCGTGGACCCGGTCGGCACGCACTCCCCGGAGTACCTGCGTCAGGTCGCGGCCGAGTTCGTCGCCGGGCACCGGGTGCGGCTGGTGGGCGGGGCGGTGACGGCGGCGCTGGCGTTCACCGCGCTGCTGCGCTGGGCGCGCACGACCGCGTCCCGGCCCTGA
- the lysA gene encoding diaminopimelate decarboxylase yields MRAHEAGALHGDIGSRGPAWLRAPADVNALVPQLWPRNVARGGDGVLAVAGLGVRDIAAEFGTPVYVLDEDDLRSRARDFRTAFDGLDVYYAGKAFLCRAVVRMIAEEGLHLDVCTGGELATALSAGMPPERIGFHGNNKSVRELTRALDAGVGRIILDSFDEIDRLTALARERGVRPRVMIRVTVGVEAHTHEFIATAHEDQKFGFSLAGGAAAEAAFRVLDDGVLELRGLHSHIGSQIFDASGFEVSARRVLGLQAQIRDARGVELPELDLGGGFGIAYTTQDDPAAPQDLAKRLRRIVESECAAERLAVPHLSVEPGRAIVGPAVFTLYEVGTVKSVPVGTGGDGADGRRAYVSVDGGMSDNIRTALYDASYSATLASRASAAEPMLARVVGKHCESGDIVVKDEFLPADVQPGDLVAVPGTGAYCRSMASNYNHVPRPPVVAVRDGQARLIVRRETEEDLLALDVG; encoded by the coding sequence ATGCGTGCTCACGAGGCCGGTGCGCTGCACGGTGACATCGGCAGCCGGGGGCCGGCGTGGCTGCGTGCCCCGGCCGACGTCAACGCCCTCGTGCCGCAGCTGTGGCCGCGCAACGTCGCGCGCGGCGGCGACGGCGTGCTCGCGGTGGCCGGGCTCGGCGTGCGCGACATCGCGGCCGAGTTCGGCACCCCGGTGTACGTCCTCGACGAGGACGACCTGCGCTCGCGCGCCCGGGACTTCCGCACCGCCTTCGACGGCCTCGACGTCTACTACGCCGGCAAGGCGTTCCTCTGCCGCGCGGTGGTCCGGATGATCGCCGAGGAGGGCCTGCACCTCGACGTCTGTACGGGGGGCGAGCTGGCCACCGCGCTGTCGGCCGGGATGCCGCCCGAGCGGATCGGCTTCCACGGCAACAACAAGTCGGTACGCGAACTGACCCGCGCGCTCGACGCCGGGGTCGGCCGCATCATCCTCGACTCGTTCGACGAGATCGACCGGCTCACCGCGCTGGCCCGCGAGCGGGGCGTCCGCCCCCGGGTGATGATCCGGGTCACGGTCGGTGTCGAGGCGCACACCCACGAGTTCATCGCCACCGCCCACGAGGACCAGAAGTTCGGCTTCTCCCTCGCGGGCGGGGCGGCGGCCGAGGCGGCCTTCCGGGTGCTCGACGACGGCGTGCTGGAGCTGCGCGGCCTGCACTCGCACATCGGCTCGCAGATCTTCGACGCCAGCGGCTTCGAGGTCTCCGCCCGCCGGGTGCTCGGCCTCCAGGCGCAGATCCGCGACGCGCGTGGGGTGGAGCTGCCCGAGCTGGACCTCGGCGGCGGCTTCGGCATCGCGTACACGACCCAGGACGACCCGGCCGCACCGCAGGACCTGGCGAAGCGGCTGCGTCGCATCGTCGAGTCGGAGTGCGCCGCGGAGCGGCTGGCGGTGCCGCACCTGTCGGTCGAGCCGGGCCGGGCGATCGTGGGACCCGCCGTGTTCACCCTCTACGAGGTCGGCACGGTCAAGTCCGTGCCGGTAGGCACTGGTGGTGACGGAGCGGACGGGCGTCGTGCCTATGTGAGCGTCGACGGCGGGATGAGCGACAACATCCGGACGGCCCTCTACGACGCGTCCTACTCGGCGACGCTGGCGTCCCGGGCGTCGGCCGCCGAGCCGATGCTCGCCCGCGTGGTGGGAAAGCATTGTGAGTCCGGGGACATCGTGGTGAAGGATGAATTCCTGCCCGCCGACGTGCAGCCCGGAGATCTTGTCGCGGTGCCCGGCACCGGTGCCTACTGCCGGAGCATGGCCAGCAACTACAACCACGTGCCCCGCCCCCCGGTCGTCGCCGTGCGCGACGGCCAGGCGCGCCTGATCGTCCGGCGGGAGACCGAAGAGGACCTGCTCGCCTTGGATGTGGGTTGA
- a CDS encoding winged helix-turn-helix domain-containing protein, translating into MGVALRDARRSVTSWCRRHTIGGDGAVAAVRRGQRQGEPGTLSREQELELIDVLRGVYPDELGLDEELWTRQSLHALIQRRFEAPMDAGAVGAYLRAWGLGPREPRERACGLCVGAVERWVRSEYPAITRAAQEHLAEVYWIGRVRLRGTMPAADVISAVSSRGRVRFMITTPSVDPPLPRDFVLRLSGEEQRTVHLIVDGSWPRNEWPRRLPRRIVLHPLPSCGRAVAA; encoded by the coding sequence GTGGGGGTTGCACTGAGAGACGCACGGCGTTCGGTCACCAGCTGGTGCCGGCGCCACACCATCGGCGGTGACGGGGCGGTGGCAGCCGTCCGTCGCGGACAGCGGCAGGGCGAGCCGGGAACGCTCAGTCGCGAACAGGAGCTCGAACTCATCGACGTCCTGCGGGGCGTCTACCCCGACGAGCTGGGCCTGGACGAGGAGCTGTGGACGCGGCAGAGCCTGCACGCCCTCATCCAGCGCCGGTTCGAGGCTCCCATGGACGCCGGGGCGGTCGGGGCGTACCTGCGGGCCTGGGGGTTGGGCCCGCGCGAACCCCGCGAGCGCGCCTGCGGCCTCTGCGTCGGCGCCGTCGAGCGCTGGGTACGCAGCGAGTACCCGGCCATCACCCGGGCGGCCCAGGAGCACCTCGCCGAGGTCTACTGGATCGGCCGCGTACGCCTGCGCGGGACGATGCCGGCGGCGGACGTCATCTCCGCCGTCTCGTCCCGGGGCCGCGTACGCTTCATGATCACCACGCCGTCGGTCGACCCGCCGCTCCCCCGCGACTTCGTGCTGCGGCTCAGCGGCGAGGAGCAGCGGACGGTGCACCTCATCGTCGACGGCTCCTGGCCCCGCAACGAGTGGCCCCGCCGCCTGCCCCGCCGCATCGTGCTGCACCCGCTGCCGAGCTGCGGCCGCGCCGTCGCCGCCTGA
- the thrC gene encoding threonine synthase: MWRGLIDAYRDRLPVTDATPVVTLHEGNTPLLPAPVLSARLGCDVHLKVEGANPTGSFKDRGMTLAVSKAVEAGNKAIICASTGNTSASAAAYAARAGLTCAVLVPQGKIALGKLAQALVHGAKLLQVTGNFDDCLSLAAKLAQDYPVALVNSVNIDRLHGQKTAAFEIVDALGEAPDIHCLPVGNAGNVSAYWMGYCEELRDGNATRTPKMYGFQAAGAAPIVSGQVVREPSTIATAIRIGNPASWTRAVDARDASGGVIAAVTDREILAAYRLLAREVGVFVELGSAASVAGLLQQAAAGRVPAGSTVVCTVTGHGLKDPEWAISTAPVPTTIANDPLAAARCLDLA; encoded by the coding sequence ATGTGGCGGGGTCTGATCGACGCGTACCGGGACCGGCTGCCGGTCACCGACGCCACCCCGGTCGTGACCCTGCACGAGGGGAACACCCCGCTGCTGCCCGCTCCGGTGCTCTCCGCCCGGCTCGGTTGCGACGTGCACCTGAAGGTGGAGGGGGCCAACCCGACCGGCTCGTTCAAGGACCGGGGCATGACGCTCGCGGTCTCGAAGGCCGTGGAAGCGGGCAACAAGGCGATCATCTGCGCCTCCACCGGCAACACCAGCGCCTCCGCCGCGGCGTACGCGGCCCGCGCCGGCCTGACCTGCGCGGTGCTCGTGCCGCAGGGCAAGATCGCGCTAGGCAAGCTGGCCCAGGCGCTCGTGCACGGGGCGAAGCTGCTCCAGGTCACCGGCAACTTCGACGACTGCCTTTCGCTGGCCGCCAAGCTCGCCCAGGACTACCCGGTGGCCCTGGTCAACTCGGTCAACATCGACCGGCTGCACGGCCAGAAGACGGCCGCGTTCGAGATCGTCGACGCGCTGGGCGAGGCGCCCGACATCCACTGCCTGCCGGTCGGCAACGCGGGCAACGTCTCCGCCTACTGGATGGGCTACTGCGAGGAGCTGCGGGACGGCAACGCCACCCGCACCCCGAAGATGTACGGCTTCCAGGCGGCCGGCGCCGCCCCGATCGTCAGCGGGCAGGTGGTCCGCGAGCCGTCCACGATCGCCACCGCTATCCGGATCGGCAACCCGGCGAGCTGGACCAGGGCGGTCGACGCCCGCGACGCCTCGGGGGGCGTGATCGCCGCCGTCACCGACCGGGAGATCCTGGCCGCGTACCGGCTGCTGGCCCGCGAGGTCGGGGTCTTCGTCGAGCTGGGCAGCGCGGCCAGCGTGGCCGGCCTGCTCCAGCAGGCCGCCGCCGGTCGGGTCCCGGCCGGCTCGACGGTGGTCTGCACGGTCACCGGCCACGGCCTGAAGGACCCGGAGTGGGCCATCTCCACCGCTCCCGTGCCGACCACCATCGCAAACGACCCCCTGGCCGCCGCCCGTTGTCTCGACCTGGCCTGA
- a CDS encoding DUF3105 domain-containing protein, with protein MSISTPGGGPERRPNVVSTGKKPAAGRPAAGAKAGSGGAKPGSTGAKTGSTGARAGSGKPVGTRPGAGGKGRKPIAPVKVSQGRSWGPIALFVAVGVLAVAIIGYGAWATFQGAKPWEDRADAIDGIVNYREKDKDLVAGGNHKTGPITYTVLPPVAGPHNAAWQNCMGDVYPAQIANEHAVHSLEHGTVWITYRPDLPADQVTKLADKVRGKEKLMLSPFEGLDKPISLQAWGYQLKVDNADDGRIDEFIKTLKVNASVEGPTALCSQGITATGTTPRDDAQQMPQG; from the coding sequence ATGAGCATCAGCACACCGGGTGGCGGCCCCGAGCGGCGCCCGAACGTGGTCAGCACCGGCAAGAAGCCGGCGGCGGGCCGGCCGGCAGCAGGCGCCAAGGCCGGGTCCGGCGGCGCCAAGCCCGGTTCCACCGGCGCGAAGACCGGGTCCACCGGTGCCAGGGCCGGGTCCGGCAAGCCGGTGGGCACCCGCCCCGGCGCCGGGGGCAAGGGCCGCAAGCCCATCGCCCCGGTGAAGGTGAGCCAGGGCCGCTCGTGGGGCCCGATCGCGCTCTTCGTCGCCGTGGGTGTGCTGGCCGTGGCGATCATCGGCTACGGCGCCTGGGCGACGTTCCAGGGTGCTAAGCCGTGGGAGGACCGGGCGGACGCGATCGACGGCATCGTCAACTACCGCGAGAAGGACAAGGACCTCGTGGCGGGCGGCAACCACAAGACGGGCCCCATCACCTACACGGTGCTGCCGCCGGTGGCCGGCCCGCACAACGCGGCCTGGCAGAACTGCATGGGTGACGTCTACCCCGCCCAGATCGCCAACGAGCACGCGGTGCACAGCCTGGAGCACGGCACGGTCTGGATCACCTACCGCCCCGACCTGCCCGCCGACCAGGTGACGAAGCTCGCCGACAAGGTGCGGGGCAAGGAGAAGCTGATGCTCAGCCCGTTCGAGGGGCTGGACAAGCCGATCTCGCTCCAGGCGTGGGGCTATCAGCTCAAGGTCGACAACGCCGACGACGGCCGGATCGACGAGTTCATCAAGACGCTGAAGGTCAACGCCTCGGTGGAGGGCCCGACCGCGCTGTGCAGCCAGGGCATCACCGCCACCGGCACCACCCCGCGTGACGACGCCCAGCAGATGCCGCAGGGCTGA
- a CDS encoding DUF305 domain-containing protein — protein MSIPTMTETSEPASPAPEQRRRPARWGTAALALAVVVGLLLGYAGGLLTPRLTRPGDASAEAGFARDMMTHHAQAVEMGLVAFDKGSDPEVRSIGGDIATAQQGEIGTMHTWLRSWGLDPAGSEPSMSWMSDGAGLVKNGLMPGMATPEEMAKLHAAQGRELDVLFLQLMIKHHLGGIHMIDGILEVSDEPDVVRTAQTMKNTQRNDLTNLQNALQRLGG, from the coding sequence ATGAGCATCCCGACCATGACCGAGACCAGTGAGCCGGCCAGCCCGGCTCCGGAGCAGCGGCGCCGACCGGCCCGCTGGGGCACGGCCGCACTGGCCCTGGCCGTCGTGGTCGGGCTGCTCCTCGGGTACGCCGGCGGCCTGCTGACGCCCCGGCTGACCCGGCCGGGCGACGCCTCGGCGGAGGCGGGCTTCGCGCGGGACATGATGACCCACCACGCGCAGGCGGTGGAGATGGGTCTGGTCGCCTTCGACAAGGGCAGCGACCCGGAGGTCCGCAGCATCGGCGGCGACATCGCCACCGCCCAGCAGGGCGAGATCGGCACCATGCACACGTGGCTGCGTTCGTGGGGGCTCGACCCGGCGGGCAGCGAGCCGTCGATGTCGTGGATGTCCGACGGCGCCGGCCTGGTCAAGAACGGCCTGATGCCGGGCATGGCGACCCCCGAGGAGATGGCGAAGCTGCACGCGGCGCAGGGCCGGGAGCTGGACGTCCTCTTCCTGCAACTGATGATCAAGCATCACCTGGGTGGCATCCACATGATCGACGGCATCCTCGAGGTCAGCGACGAGCCCGACGTCGTCAGGACGGCGCAGACCATGAAGAACACCCAGCGCAACGACCTCACCAACCTCCAGAACGCGCTCCAGCGGCTGGGTGGCTGA
- the argS gene encoding arginine--tRNA ligase, translated as MTPAELAEVVLSAAHAVFTERGLDRSALPERTVVERPRNPEHGDYASTLALQLSKKVGVPPRELATALADQLGRAPGVKSVEIAGPGFLNIRLDAAAAGQLARAIVEAGEAYGRSDRLAGQRMNLEFVSANPTGPVHIGGVRWAAVGDALSRLLRATGAEVGTEYYFNDAGSQIDRFARSLLAAAKGEPAPEDGYAGAYINEIADAVRGIRPDVLELDDDAAQEVFRVEGVQLMFAEIKSSLRGFGVEFDTYFNEKDLHDRGELDLALQRLREQGRVFESDGATWLRTTDFGDDKDRVLRKSNGEWTYFAADCAYYLDKRERGFERVVIMLGADHHGYIGRMKAMSACFGDDPERNLEILIGQMVNLVRDGAPVRMSKRAGTVVTLEDLVDAIGVDAARYALARYSSDSPIDIDVELWTRATRDNPVYYVQYVAARTASVGRNAAEVGLTRGDAEAFRPELLGHEKENELLKALAEFPAVVAAAAELRGPHRVARYLEELAGAYHRFYDDCRILPRGDEETTDLHRARLWLNDATRTVIANGLRLLGVSAPERM; from the coding sequence GTGACTCCCGCAGAACTCGCCGAGGTCGTCCTCTCCGCAGCCCACGCCGTCTTCACCGAGCGTGGCCTCGACCGCTCCGCCCTGCCGGAGCGGACGGTGGTCGAGCGACCCCGCAACCCCGAGCACGGCGACTACGCCTCCACGCTGGCCCTCCAGCTCAGCAAGAAGGTGGGCGTCCCGCCGCGCGAGCTGGCGACGGCCCTGGCCGACCAGCTCGGCCGCGCCCCGGGGGTCAAGTCGGTGGAGATCGCCGGCCCGGGCTTCCTCAACATCCGGCTCGACGCGGCCGCCGCCGGCCAGCTGGCCCGCGCGATCGTCGAGGCGGGCGAGGCGTACGGCCGCAGCGACCGGCTCGCCGGCCAGCGGATGAACCTGGAGTTCGTCTCGGCGAACCCGACCGGCCCGGTGCACATCGGCGGCGTCCGCTGGGCGGCGGTCGGCGACGCGCTGAGCCGGCTCCTGCGTGCCACCGGCGCCGAGGTGGGCACGGAATACTACTTCAACGACGCGGGCTCCCAGATCGACCGGTTCGCCCGTTCCCTGCTCGCCGCCGCCAAGGGCGAGCCGGCCCCGGAGGACGGCTACGCGGGGGCGTACATCAACGAGATCGCCGACGCCGTGCGCGGCATCCGGCCCGACGTGCTGGAGCTGGACGACGACGCCGCCCAGGAGGTCTTCCGGGTCGAGGGGGTGCAGCTCATGTTCGCCGAGATCAAGTCCTCGCTGCGCGGCTTCGGCGTCGAGTTCGACACCTACTTCAACGAGAAGGACCTGCACGACCGGGGCGAGCTGGACCTGGCCCTCCAGCGACTGCGCGAGCAGGGCCGGGTGTTCGAGTCCGACGGCGCGACCTGGCTGCGCACCACCGACTTCGGCGACGACAAGGACCGGGTGCTGCGCAAGTCCAACGGCGAGTGGACCTACTTCGCCGCCGACTGCGCCTACTACCTCGACAAGCGGGAGCGCGGCTTCGAGCGGGTCGTGATCATGCTGGGCGCCGACCACCACGGCTACATCGGCCGGATGAAGGCGATGTCGGCGTGCTTCGGCGACGACCCGGAGCGCAACCTGGAGATCCTGATCGGCCAGATGGTCAACCTCGTCCGCGACGGCGCGCCGGTCCGGATGAGCAAGCGGGCCGGCACGGTCGTGACCCTGGAGGACCTGGTCGACGCCATCGGCGTGGACGCCGCCCGCTACGCGCTGGCCCGCTACTCCAGCGACTCCCCGATCGACATCGACGTGGAGCTGTGGACCCGGGCCACCCGCGACAACCCGGTCTACTACGTGCAGTACGTGGCCGCCCGGACGGCCAGCGTGGGCCGCAACGCCGCCGAGGTGGGGCTGACCCGGGGCGACGCCGAGGCGTTCCGGCCGGAGCTGCTCGGTCACGAGAAGGAGAACGAGCTGCTCAAGGCGCTCGCCGAGTTCCCCGCCGTGGTGGCAGCGGCGGCCGAGCTGCGGGGCCCGCACCGGGTCGCCCGCTACCTGGAGGAGCTGGCCGGGGCCTACCACCGGTTCTACGACGACTGCCGGATCCTGCCGCGCGGCGACGAGGAGACCACCGACCTGCACCGGGCCCGGCTCTGGCTGAACGACGCCACCCGCACCGTCATCGCCAACGGCCTGCGCCTGCTGGGCGTCTCGGCGCCGGAGAGGATGTGA
- a CDS encoding RNA-guided endonuclease InsQ/TnpB family protein, with protein sequence MGEVVKRAYKYRFYPSPEQTEQLNRTFGCVRLVYNRALAARTRAWANDRQRTSYVQSSAWLTEWKRTDDLAFLNEVSSVPLQQTLRHLQSAFAAFWDKRARYPRFKSKRKSRASAEYTRSAFRWRDGQLTLAKMHAPLAVVWSRPLPEGANPSTVTVSRDTAGRWFVSLLVEDPTVVPLPPSSSVVGVDAGLTSLVTLSTGDKVTNPRHERVERRKLAIAQRDLSRKEKGSANRAKARVKVARIHARIADRRRDHLHKLSTRLIRENQTVMIEDLSVRNILRNHRLARAISDAAWSELRNMLEYKAAWYGRTVIAVDRFYPSSKTCSACGRINTKLTLGVRVWTCPSCGTTYDRDVNAANNILAAGLAER encoded by the coding sequence GTGGGTGAGGTAGTGAAGCGGGCGTACAAGTACCGCTTTTATCCATCCCCTGAGCAGACCGAACAGTTGAACCGGACGTTCGGATGCGTGCGTCTGGTCTACAACCGGGCGTTGGCAGCGCGCACTCGGGCATGGGCCAACGACCGGCAGCGCACCAGCTACGTGCAGTCCTCGGCGTGGTTGACGGAATGGAAACGCACCGACGACCTGGCGTTCCTCAACGAGGTGTCGTCGGTGCCGTTGCAGCAGACGCTGCGACATCTGCAAAGTGCTTTCGCCGCCTTCTGGGACAAGCGCGCCCGATACCCCCGATTCAAGTCCAAGCGCAAATCGCGCGCGTCGGCGGAGTACACCCGGTCGGCGTTTCGCTGGCGCGACGGTCAGCTCACCTTGGCGAAAATGCACGCGCCGCTGGCTGTCGTGTGGTCCCGGCCCCTGCCCGAAGGCGCGAATCCGTCCACGGTGACGGTGTCCCGAGACACGGCCGGTCGCTGGTTCGTGTCCCTGCTGGTGGAAGACCCGACCGTCGTCCCGCTGCCGCCCTCGTCCAGCGTGGTTGGTGTGGACGCCGGCCTCACCAGCCTGGTGACCCTTTCCACCGGAGATAAGGTCACCAACCCGCGTCACGAGCGCGTCGAGCGGCGGAAGCTGGCCATAGCACAGCGGGACCTGTCCCGTAAGGAGAAGGGGTCCGCGAACCGGGCCAAGGCCCGCGTCAAGGTGGCCCGTATCCATGCCCGCATCGCCGACCGGCGACGCGATCATCTGCACAAGCTGAGCACTCGACTCATCCGCGAGAACCAAACGGTCATGATCGAGGATCTCAGCGTACGCAACATTCTTCGCAACCATCGGCTGGCCCGGGCCATCTCCGATGCGGCCTGGTCGGAACTGCGCAACATGCTGGAGTACAAGGCAGCCTGGTACGGCCGCACCGTGATCGCCGTCGACCGGTTCTACCCGTCGTCGAAGACCTGCTCGGCGTGCGGACGCATCAACACCAAACTCACCCTCGGCGTCCGCGTCTGGACGTGCCCCAGCTGCGGCACCACGTACGACCGGGACGTCAACGCCGCCAACAACATTCTCGCCGCAGGGCTTGCGGAGAGGTAA
- a CDS encoding homoserine dehydrogenase: MRLALLGCGTVGSEVVRLLHGQAADLAARIGAPLEIAGIAVRRLGRDRGDLPVDPTLFTTDALGLIKRDDVDVVVEVVGGIEPARGWLVEALRAGKSVVTANKALLAEDGAALHDAAAEGGGDLYYEASVAGAIPLLRPLRESLHGDRINRVTGIVNGTTNFILSAMDATGAGFAEALEEATELGYAEADPTADVEGFDAAAKAAILASLAFHTRVGAADVHREGITEVTAADVASAKAMGCTIKLLCIAARGADAAGREAVSVRVHPAMIPLGHPLASVGDAFNAVFVEAEAAGPLMFYGRGAGGAPTASAVLGDVVAVSRNRLAGVRSPSESAYADLPVRPMGEALTRYHISLDVADRPGVLEAVAGVFARHDVSIATVRQGPAGGGAAGRGEDADLVIVTHVAPDAALAATVGELRGLDIVRSVASVLRVEGGL; this comes from the coding sequence GTGCGCCTGGCACTGCTCGGCTGCGGCACGGTCGGTAGCGAGGTGGTCCGGCTGCTGCACGGGCAGGCCGCCGACCTCGCCGCCCGGATCGGCGCCCCGCTGGAGATCGCCGGCATCGCCGTACGCCGTCTCGGCCGCGACCGGGGTGACCTGCCGGTCGACCCGACCCTGTTCACCACCGACGCGCTCGGCCTGATCAAGCGCGACGACGTGGACGTGGTCGTCGAGGTCGTCGGCGGCATCGAGCCGGCGCGGGGCTGGCTGGTCGAGGCGCTGCGGGCCGGCAAGAGCGTGGTCACGGCCAACAAGGCGCTGCTCGCCGAGGACGGCGCCGCCCTGCACGACGCGGCGGCCGAGGGCGGCGGCGACCTCTACTACGAGGCGTCCGTGGCGGGCGCGATCCCGCTGCTGCGCCCGCTGCGCGAGTCGCTGCACGGCGACCGGATCAACCGGGTCACCGGCATCGTCAACGGCACCACCAACTTCATCCTCTCCGCCATGGACGCCACCGGCGCCGGCTTCGCGGAGGCGCTGGAGGAGGCCACCGAGCTGGGCTACGCCGAGGCCGACCCGACCGCCGACGTGGAGGGCTTCGACGCGGCGGCGAAGGCGGCCATCCTCGCCTCGCTGGCGTTCCACACCCGGGTCGGCGCGGCCGACGTGCACCGGGAGGGCATCACCGAGGTCACGGCGGCCGACGTGGCCAGCGCCAAGGCGATGGGGTGCACGATCAAGCTGCTCTGCATCGCCGCCCGGGGCGCCGACGCCGCCGGCCGGGAGGCGGTCAGCGTGCGGGTGCACCCGGCGATGATCCCGCTGGGCCACCCGCTGGCCAGCGTCGGCGACGCGTTCAACGCCGTCTTCGTGGAGGCCGAGGCGGCCGGGCCGCTGATGTTCTACGGCCGGGGCGCGGGCGGCGCGCCGACGGCCAGCGCGGTGCTGGGCGACGTGGTGGCGGTCTCCCGCAACCGGCTCGCCGGGGTGCGCTCGCCCAGCGAGAGCGCGTACGCCGACCTGCCCGTACGGCCGATGGGGGAGGCGCTGACCCGCTACCACATCAGCCTCGACGTGGCCGACCGGCCGGGTGTGCTGGAGGCGGTGGCCGGGGTGTTCGCCCGGCACGACGTGTCGATCGCCACCGTGCGGCAGGGCCCGGCGGGCGGCGGCGCGGCCGGCCGGGGCGAGGACGCCGACCTGGTCATCGTCACCCACGTGGCCCCGGACGCGGCGCTCGCCGCCACCGTGGGGGAGCTGCGCGGGCTGGACATCGTCCGGTCGGTGGCGAGCGTGCTGCGGGTCGAGGGCGGGCTCTGA